Proteins encoded in a region of the Eschrichtius robustus isolate mEscRob2 chromosome 14, mEscRob2.pri, whole genome shotgun sequence genome:
- the SKOR2 gene encoding SKI family transcriptional corepressor 2 — MASSPLPGPNDILLASPSSAFQPDALNQPRPGHANLKPNQVGQVILYGIPIVSLVIDGQERLCLAQISNTLLKNFSYNEIHNRRVALGITCVQCTPVQLEILRRAGAMPISSRRCGMITKREAERLCKSFLGENRPPKLPDNFAFDVSHECAWGCRGSFIPARYNSSRAKCIKCSYCNMYFSPNKFIFHSHRTPDAKYTQPDAANFNSWRRHLKLTDKSPQDELVFAWEDVKAMFNGGSRKRALPQPGAHPACHPLSSVKAAAVAAAAAVAGGGGLLGPHLLGAPPPPPPPPLAELAGAPHAHHKRPRFEDDDDSLQEAAVVAAASLSAAAASLSVAAASGGAGAGGGGAGGGCVTGVGAGAAAGAKGPRSYPVIPVPSKGSFGGVLQKFPGCGGLFPHPYTFPAAAAAFGLCHKKEDAGAAAEALGGAGGAGAAPKAGLSGLFWPAGRKDAFYPPFCMFWPPRTPGGLPVPTYLQPPPQPPSALGCALGESPALLRQAFLDLAEPGGAGGSAEAAPPPGQPPPVVANGPGSGPPPPAGGAGARDALFESPPGGSGGDCSAGSTPPADPGSVSGAGAAAAGACPVGARVPAPHHPHLLEGRKAGGGSYHHSSAFRPVGGKDDAESLAKLHGASAGAPHSAQAHHHHHHHHPHQHHHHHHPPQPPSPLLLLPPQPDEQGSERHHPAPPPPPPPPLAPQPHHRGLLSPSGTSCSYPSEDTSEDEDDEEEEQEVDVEGHKPPEGEEEEEESRDPEDDEEEDEETGVLLGDPLVGGGRFLQGRGLSEKGSSRDRPPAAAGAFPLALNSSRLLQEDRKLGDPGGSDLPPPPPPPLASQKSSGGLSSSPGSPVHHPSLEEQPSYKDNQKTKENNQVILSTKDDNNFSDKNKEHSFFITDSDASRGDFWRERSGEHTQETNSPHSLRKDVENMGKEELQKVLFEQIDLRRRLEQEFQVLKGNTSFPVFNNFQDQMKRELAYREEMVQQLQIIPYAASLIRKEKLGAHLSKS; from the exons ATGGCTTCCAGCCCGCTGCCGGGGCCCAACGACATCCTGCTGGCATCACCGTCGAGCGCCTTCCAGCCCGACGCGCTGAACCAGCCGCGGCCGGGCCACGCCAACCTGAAACCCAACCAGGTGGGCCAGGTGATCCTCTACGGCATTCCCATCGTGTCGTTGGTGATCGACGGGCAGGAGCGCCTATGCCTGGCGCAGATCTCCAACACCCTCCTCAAGAACTTCAGCTACAACGAGATTCACAACCGCCGCGTGGCGCTGGGCATCACGTGCGTGCAGTGCACGCCGGTGCAGCTGGAGATCCTGCGACGCGCCGGGGCCATGCCCATCTCATCGCGCCGCTGCGGCATGATCACTAAGCGTGAGGCTGAGCGTTTGTGCAAGTCGTTCCTAGGCGAAAACAGGCCCCCCAAGCTGCCTGACAACTTCGCCTTCGACGTTTCGCACGAATGCGCCTGGGGCTGCCGCGGCAGCTTCATCCCCGCGCGCTACAACAGCTCCCGCGCCAAGTGCATCAAATGCAGCTACTGCAACATGTACTTCTCGCCCAACAAGTTCATCTTCCACTCCCACCGTACGCCCGACGCCAAGTACACGCAGCCGGACGCAGCCAACTTCAATTCGTGGCGCCGTCATCTCAAACTCACTGACAAGAGCCCCCAGGACGAGCTAGTATTCGCCTGGGAGGACGTCAAGGCCATGTTCAACGGCGGGAGCCGAAAGCGCGCGCTGCCCCAGCCGGGCGCGCATCCCGCCTGCCACCCGCTCAGCTCGGTCAAGGCGGCCGCtgtggcagcggcggcggcggtggcgggaGGTGGGGGACTGCTGGGCCCGCACCTGCTGGgggcgcccccgccgccgcccccgccacCTCTGGCCGAGTTGGCGGGCGCGCCGCACGCGCATCACAAGAGGCCGCGCTTCGAAGACGACGACGACTCGCTGCAGGAGGCGGCTGTCGTGGCCGCCGCCAGTCTTTCGGCCGCTGCCGCCAGCCTCTCGGTGGCCGCGGCCTCCGGcggcgccggggcgggcgggggtggCGCGGGGGGCGGCTGCGTGACGGGCGTTGGCGCGGGCGCGGCGGCTGGCGCCAAAGGGCCACGCAGCTATCCGGTCATCCCGGTGCCCAGCAAGGGCTCGTTCGGGGGCGTGCTGCAGAAGTTCCCAGGCTGCGGGGGGCTCTTCCCGCATCCTTACACCTTCCCGGCTGCAGCCGCCGCCTTCGGCCTGTGCCACAAGAAGGAGGACGCGGGCGCCGCGGCCGAGGCCCTGGGGGGTGCGGGCGGCGCAGGCGCGGCGCCCAAGGCCGGCCTGTCGGGCCTCTTCTGGCCCGCGGGCCGCAAGGACGCCTTTTACCCTCCCTTCTGCATGTTCTGGCCTCCGCGGACCCCGGGCGGGCTTCCCGTGCCCACATACCTACAGCCCCCGCCGCAGCCGCCCTCGGCGCTCGGCTGCGCGCTGGGAGAAAGCCCGGCCCTGCTGCGTCAGGCCTTCCTGGACCTGGCCGAGCCCGGCGGCGCGGGCGGGAGCGCCGAAGCGGCCCCCCCGCCGGGTCAGCCCCCTCCGGTCGTCGCCAACGGCCCGGGCTCCGGCCCGCCGCCTCCTGCGGGCGGCGCGGGCGCTCGCGACGCGCTCTTCGAGTCGCCCCCGGGCGGCAGCGGCGGGGACTGCAGTGCGGGCTCCACGCCTCCGGCCGACCCGGGCTCCGTGTCTGGGGCTGGGGCCGCGGCCGCCGGAGCGTGCCCCGTGGGTGCCCGAGTGCCCGCGCCCCACCACCCGCACCTCCTGGAGGGGCGCAAAGCCGGCGGAGGCAGCTATCACCATTCCAGCGCCTTCCGGCCGGTGGGCGGCAAGGACGACGCAGAGAGCCTGGCCAAACTGCACGGGGCGTCCGCGGGCGCGCCACACTCGGCCCAAgcgcatcaccaccaccaccaccaccacccgcaccaacaccaccaccaccatcatccccCGCAGCCGCCGtcaccgctgctgctgctgcccccgCAGCCCGACGAGCAGGGTTCCGAGCGCCACCACCcagccccgccgccgcccccgccgcctccgCTGGCCCCGCAGCCGCACCACCGAGGCCTTCTGTCCCCCAGTGGCACCAGCTGCAGCTACCCCAGCGAGGACACCTCCGAGGACGAGGACGAcgaggaagaagagcaggaggTGGACGTGGAGGGCCACAAGCCCCCCGAGggcgaggaagaggaggaggaaagtcgAGACCCCGAGGACGACGAGGAGGAAGACGAGGAGACAGGGGTCCTGCTAGGGGACCCTTTAGTCGGGGGCGGCCGATTCCTCCAGGGCAGAGGGCTGTCGGAGAAGGGGAGCAGCCGGGACCGCCCGCCGGCTGCCGCGGGCGCTTTCCCACTGGCCCTGAACTCCTCCAGGCTGCTGCAGGAGGACAGGAAACTGGGTGACCCGGGCGGCTCGgacctgcccccgcccccgcccccgccgctggCCTCCCAGAAATCAAGCGGCGGCCTTAGCAGCAGCCCGGGCAGCCCGGTCCACCATCCATCACTGGAGGAGCAGCCCTCCTACAAAGAT AATCAGAAAACTAAGGAAAATAACCAAGTTATTTTATCTACAAAGGATGACAACAACTTTTCAG ATAAGAACAAGGAGCATAGCTTTTTCATCACAGACTCTGATGCTTCCAGAGGAGATTTTTGGAGAGAAAGATCAG gtgaacaCACACAAGAGACGAATTCACCTCATTCACTCAGAAAGGATGTAGAAAATATGGGGAAAG aagAACTTCAGAAGGTTTTATTTGAACAAATAGATTTGCGGAGACGACTAGAACAAGAATTCCAGGTGTTAAAAGGAAATACATCTTTCCCAGTATTCA